GCCGGAGGTCGATCCATCTAATGAGGTGCAATCACCAGATTTTTCCGTGCGTCCAGCCCTTGCCGATCGTCCTACAAGGGTAAGACGTATGCCTGAACGGTTTGCTGACTATCAGGTTGGCGCTTTAACGGTAGGTCCTTCGTGGCAACAGAAGCTGGATACTTTGTTATTGGCAAGCAAAGATGCTTCGATAAGCGGAAATCCGACTCTGTTGGCAGCGGTCTTGAAACTATGTGAATAAGtatttttaaaatgtcatCAAATGTCCGGGTTATTGAAACATGTATATCCATTATTTATCCAGTATATCCATTATTTTGCGTTGTgcgttttaattcattttggcttttttttttcttgtctCTTCATTTTCGTGATGTCTATAAGATGAAGTCGTGTATTACGACAAATTCTTTGAAGCTACGTCGCTTCTTATGTGTTTATTTATCTCGATCTGGGGACAGATTTTCTTTGGAAGGGTGGTGTAGATATGCCGGGtctttcaatatatatattaatttatgTGTGTGATGTAAGTTACATGCCTGTATGTGAAACTGGGTGTAAAGTTTGAAGTGAAATTTTTAGAATTAGTATTGTAAATGACTGTGGGAGTGGTTTGGATTTTGTTTATGTAAATTCTATTAAGTCACTATTAATTAAGAGCTTGTAGTAGTTCTTGGTCGGTAATCTGTGCTTTGTTCTGAATGATTTCTCGCTGCGTTCCGTCCGTCTGGAAGGTAgggaattttaaaaaaatattagattGCTGAAACGACATCCTGTTTAAGTCACTTATTTCGGGGACGAAAGTTCTTGACGTTAAGGGAGGGTGTTGCCGGGCTGTTTATTCGGCGGTATAATTGATAGCCTCCGttcggtgctgccaccttcaTGGTCTGCATATAGTTTGAAGTCTTGGCGGGAACAGTGTTAGTTTGTTGGCGGTCCCCTTCCAGGCAACCACTCTGTGAAATATATGTTGATGTGATTTACACTGTTCCCGCAGGTAAGAAAGCTTCGTATGATTCTGACTTAATTATTTATCATGTGTAATATTTATTGGTTAGTTTGTTGGCGGTCGCCTTCCAGGCAACCACTCTGTGAAATATATGTTGATGTGATTTACACTGTTCTCGCAGGTCTTTCGTTGTTGTTTAATGTTGGTTGGTGGAGTAGACCTCCGGACAGACGAGGCATATACAGGATTTACAAGAAAGCCCCGTCACACTGGTAAGGAAAAAATACGTCCGCTGCCTTGTCTGACAAACGGTATCCCGTGGGAAAACTCGGTTACTATTcatagtgaaaatgaagaaatactgTGTTTTAGGAAAATTCCGCAATTCCGTGTTACCATGATATGCAGAGATGCTAGGGCCAAAGTAccaaaattccggaatttagaACGGGCGTTTTTGCATCGCCGGAGATGCAGTGTCACGATCGGCatctttcatctgaaaatacgaCGGCAGGCATTCGTTGTGCTTCACATCCCTCGCTGCCTTCTTATGCCGCGCGCTATCCGGGTGacgaagaatatcttttttcccgCCACTACCGTATTTGACCTGGTCTTTACAAACGACGCTGTACGCCACGCCAGCTAAGTCTATCTTACGAATGTAGTTCGATAAGTAGACCCGTTACTGTCCTTACACTCTAGCCATTGccagttaaatttattttttataccgcTGTCAATTGCCTCTATATCGGCCAACTCCCAACTGACAATCTTTCCCTGCGTGCTCATTTTGCAGACCGTCCCGCAAAAAGAAAGTTACAAAGCTGCGTGCCTCAGGAAATAGCACGCGcgtggtaataattaagatgatatttatcaaatattatcttaattattaccacgtgCATCTTCACATTGTTGGCCGTCAGCGGGACGATGTACAACGGCCGGCGCGTAAAGATAATTGACTTTTAATTGGAAATGGCGTCACAACAGTTGCGCTCCGTCTACGCACGCACAGATACCACAACaagcacacatatatacattgtagcaGATCGTCCTCGGAAACAGAGACcaagataaaataacacagaagCGACGACGAGTACAAACAAACGAACGCTTTTACTGTCCGTGCCATTACTGGTCGCCGCGAGGAATTCTCAccaaatttccggaattgacatcggcgatcctaaatttccggaattccggatattTCCGGAAAACTAGCATCTCTGGATATGACAAAACTGCATTTTTTTTCTGAGTGTTTTTTCTACAAATCTTTTTGGAAGGGCtgcagaaaaaatgaaatatagtgAAAACTGtattggattgaattcaaatgatgggagaaaaCTTTTTGTGCAGATAATTAGATCGAAAATAAggacagaaaatataaagaaaaagGTTTATTTTTTGGAATTAAGAATGGAAACTTCAGCATGAGTTTTGGCAGAATTGCAGTAGATCCATGATCCCAGAtaataaactaggggtccagtcacaccatgcccacttgggaggtggtttgaaatgctcaacaaaaagagaatttcaatattataCGCCCCTGGTAACACATTCAGATAGCAATGGCCTTAACCCTCTTGTTACTGGATTTCAACAATGTACTACTCAGACACATATATTTCTCATAATTGCAGTATGAATAGGAGTCATTTTCAAACATGACAGctccattatcaaaatagacACAGATTTTAGAAGGGATTATAACAacctttcaaatgatttaaaaacgttCTGTATAAGCTGTAGTTGGCGCACTGGGGGTTCATTATAGTTATTTGACTCACTttcacttccgggttttaaCTCTGAATCATCTTCGGCAATATAATGACTATCAAATGGATAAATAAAAGCTGATGCCCCCTATCAGCCCAGCAGGAGTATTTTAATCGCAATTATCAACTGAGGTCTTTGACGAGTGTATCTATTTGTGTACACACTCATGTGTGTGATAGACTGggactacgtcatcaatatgcCTCGCTTTGGAATTTAAATATGGTGACTCTCATCTACCATAAATTCTGCCGATATGGGTTAATCAGGGagaattggaaatttcaacTAGCACTACGCTAAacaacaaaagtagaaatgaATGGCTAATTATAGTTTTATCACTGCAGTTCCCCTTTGAGACCTATTAGGGTTACACAGTGCGACTTGCAGTAGGGACGTAAAATTCTTCTAAACTCTTGTTCCAAGTCATTACAAATGATtcttaacccattagcacttaAGCCACCAGTAACCGCCCTGTCTATTACCGGTACTCCTCAAGCCGCATAATCCCCCCCCTCCATTTGTCGTATGCTGCACAAAAATGGTTTAAGTGGGATTCAAACCCAAtagcttatgataaactagaCATCTAAGTCCTCAAAATGCCGTAAAGAAATCAACAACctcctatttcaatttcttaagTATTTAGAGTATGAACATGACAGATCTAAGCgctcacttcaaatccaagtaagtttCGATGTATTTCAGGGGGCCAAAAGGAcacgattttggtggcccacctAATCAAATCTTATGTCATatgaaagccttgactattACAGCCCctactacaaaataacaaaaactaATAGTGCACgaaaataaacagcaaaagaGCTATTCGGTATCGTGATGAACTTGGATtttcccttgaattttctgaggagtaattgacactACATGGTGAAAGTCCTGAGAGCTAATGGGTTAATTAACTACTTGTGTACCTAGAAAATTCTGTATGCGCCCGTCTTTGCTCCACTTTTTTTCCTTCTTCATCAGCAAATAAATCGGAACGCCCGTCGTCAATATAAGCGCCATGCCGATCAGAGTTTGAAACGGTCGCGTGATCACCGGCAAAACAATCAGATATATCGACACTAAGGTGAACAATACCGGTACTATCAGCCACACCTGAAAAATATAGTACAAACACTATACAACAAACGCCATTGGTATCCTCGGCAAAACTTTTTACTGTAGAGAGGTTCAACCCTTTCAGTGATGACTCATATCCGAAAGTGCTGGtgataatttgaaaactttAAAATATTCCATCCAGTGTGTTCAATAACATGCATACCGCTATAGTGCAACTTCATCTCTGAAAACTGTTGGCGTTAAGACATTGGCAGTGGCATTAAAAAGGATGGCAGTGGCCATGGCCTGGGACTGCATATCAATTGCTTTTATTGACTGTTTTTACAATACACTATAGGAggaatctatatatatatatatatctaatcCATTTTTGATATATCTTATGTATCGCAAATTCAGGTTTTTtgatatatcaaaatttctaaatttgtaatgtttttatgaaGTTCAGTAAGTAGGATACAACAGAAAGTGTAGTTTCGTTGTAATTCTTAACTTCTGCATCTACCATCTTGTGATGTGACTTTTCTATTTGGTGCTTATTCAGCCTGCTCTTTCTGGGATTCCCGAAACATTCCTCAAGTTTAAATATCAGACTCATCACCTCTCTCTTGTTATGATCAAGGTACATTGTTTTTGTCTAAACAGCTTCATTTGTTTCTACTTCTAAACTAACTCTCGTAACCTACACTTCATTCTCTTTACTTGTTCTCACTTATTGCTTCCTCCCAAGCAAAAACCGTAGACTTATATTCCAATTTCCTACATTCCTCAAATTCCTAAGCTATGTTCTCACCCTATTCGTACCTGACTCCATTTAATGTGTTCAGGTTTGGTCTGTTTTTAGTAATGTTTAGTTTTACAATCGTTACCCCACTATACCCAACATCTAATAATATTTACCAATCACTCTTCAACTCCCTCCTGAACTAACCTTCGAGTCTTTCTATTTCAGTAATAGTAACTCCACCTGAATTCGCTTTTTTAGTAatgtttagtttcacgatagTTTCACTTACAACAATAGTTACCCCACATCTAATAATAGTTCTTATTACTTCCCCGCTAACTCCCACCTTGTAACTTGAGCCACTTTTTTCTTAGCATGCACACATCAATCGCATGCTACAGTGCACACACTACTTCGCTATTCTACTATTGGCTCAACAATGCGACCTACGTACCTTAATAGGTCTCTCCCAGTCCGGCTCTTTCCAGCGGTAAATGAGTAACCCAACAACTGGCACTACTATTCCAACGCAATCGACAAATTCTAAATAGTTCAACAGTTCATAGACATTCGAACTGACCAGCATTAAAGAACTGAACAGACCCTACAACAAAAGAATAAGAAACgaaaaatagaacaatttAAGCCAAGTTCTATCTACAAGTGTATAGGACTGATTGTCGAAACTAAGACAGCCACCAATTGCGTAAAAATTGGCTGATCACAATGCCAAATAGAATCTGCAGGCCTAAGTATTCAGACAATAAATGAGCTTATATTGAATTAAAAAGTTTACAGCACAGCCAGCTTTTGTCCGGTGGACACTTGTGTCCAATCatacttcccaaaataactggattatgtCTACCGATAGATGAacggacaaaaagtgaacacaattgCTCACTGGGCTTCAAGTCcgaagtgggctaaaaattgaGGTTCTGTGTAAGGCCACAGGATGACCATCTTGACTATGAGAGTTGGTTACATTTTATACATACGTACCATGATTAACAGGGCGGGAATTGGAGTGAAATACTTCATGTTGACCATTGAAAACACTTTTGGCAGATGACTAGATCGAGCACCAACAAATaaaattctagaaaaaaaatcaaagacCTCAATTGTAAGTGGGCCTAGTAACAATTGTTTATAACACAGTATTAAATAGAAGACTATTCAACCctatcagtgctgactaaGTAATTCCTagaagtgctggagataatttgaaaattctttaaaaaattccacccttaACCGCGTCTTAACCGCAGTTTATTGTCAGTTACTAATGATGCACTGTTGTTTGACAAGTGCCGCCAACTTATCATCAATTTATATACCCATATGtcactgcagtgtagatgcactgaaagggttaagtaaaCTAACTTGCTAAAAAGATACTTCACTTTACTCATGATAAGATTGGCAAATGACAATTTAAACGATCCCAATCACTCTATCCAGTTAATTTTGTGCTCTGAGTTAACATACATTTGGCAGACAGCTAATACTCCAAAACTAATGGTTAACAAACAAAAGGTCTACGGGCCTTATACCTTCATGACGCAGTAGCAGAAGAATGATCcagtattcaaagttttacaaACAGTTTTACATCGTAACGatgtaacaagttttaaaatagttaagATGGTATAGGTTATGTGgcgataattttcattttctgttaatatatcctAACCTGAAAAGGCAAGCCCATTTTTGCTGCCCCATAGATCAcacactacatgaaaaaattcttacacctataatcatgaaaatgcatcaagaatcCCAGGCCATTTCGtgctagaaattcaagatggctaccctggcggccatatttgaaAGCTGGTGACCTCCATATACAATAGGCATGGACAGCTTACCTACCCTGATCCTCACaccaaattttgcaaaaaaccATCAAGATTTGCAGGCTGTATCgtgcaaacaagaaattcaagatggccaccacaatggcagccatatttgatcaccAATGACCTTTTTTACAATAGGGGCGGACATCTCGTCAGACCCAATCTTCAAGCTTATTTTCAGAAAGATTCATCACAAATTACAGGCGAATTACTgtgtcaaattcaattcaattccagaGGGCCTGGCTTAGGCCTAATGCAATAGGAGAAAATAAAGATtcgactttttgaaaaaccagcaCAGATGCCTCTTCAAATCATATGTAATTCAGAAACTCAGTGCTTCTTAGTTTGATGTCCCTGTTTGCATAACGCACGTGGTttatgggatcattcatttattacgtacgcaaaaaatttgaatttttcaaccccccctccccctctgtacgcaaaatcggccattttttcgtatacattaagcattacagtacgcaattgtactgacccctcccccctcccctaatgcgtacgtaataaatgaatgacccctatattattgtttaaatcgaaACGTCTTCAACAGCTGATATAACCGCATCCGCGCCTGTTaatcatcttaattgattcatatactaaaatgctcactataaaaaaactttttccggTGAATCAATtaggaatttttcagtagatATCAGACACTAAGTACCGTTCTTTACaggtttatttgttgtatgtcATTAACGATCAGTTATATAATACTTTATTCATAACTTTGAAGCGGCGCGCCGGCAGCAAACGCTCAAGCAAGGTCAGTCACGTAAGCCAACGATAACACGAAACAGACCATGGTTTTTCGGGTTAAGAGCGTCTCTCCACATAAATTAGAGGGACTATAATGACAATTTGTTGACACTAACCTTTAATAAACTTCGTATGGATACAATCAAGATAATCCACCCTATAATTCCACTATTCAATGATTGACACGCAGCTTACACATGGCGCCGCCATTCATTACGCTAGTCATAATGTATCTCAACGAACATCAAAGTCACACTTGAATTACAAGTGTTGAATTATGAGAAACGATTGAAATCTAGCAATTTGATAGGGAAAATAGCAGCACTATAGTTCAAAAAGGTTGATAAACCAACTCCGACtgtctaatcatttaaaagctttGCCTTCACATGGAACTATTTCTGATTTATCACAGGTGCACTCTGCCGCCGTGATTTGCccattcaacgataaaaactttattaaaaaaaatatatattaaaaaaaagcgAAAATTCACAGTATTTATTCGTACGACAAATCTTCATCTGAACTCCCACCATGAAGTTATGAGTAGTGacacgaaaatgacgtcatcgactcacTACCATCTTATAACCTTCATGACTATGTCATGAAGGTAAAAATATAACTTAACGAACCTGGAAGCCATTAAGAATCCAGCATTCACGCCACCGAAAACCGATACTGCTACAAGAACTGGAATGCACCAAGTAGCTGCAGCCAGAATCTTACCACCGTAACTCTGAAATTGAGAAGACAATTATAGGTAAAGATCTAcggaaatgtttttcgatcaAAATAAAGACTCTTTTCGGCAAAGATCTCAATCGACACATTTCATTCTACATTTCCTAATGATATACACGAGGTTACGTTGCATCGAaaaaaccattttctaaaataaatatcAGCATTATCGAATAACAAACTGTGATTAGAATAAAAATGAAGTATTAGCAATATTAGGCTGTACCTTTGCCCATCAAGTCATAGATTCACAATTAAGAGTAGAACAGCCATGTTAACAGGGTGTAGAATGAATACGCTGGGACGAGTAGTACTTTAGGTGAACAACTTTATTTTAAGAGCTTTCACTACTAGCGTAGAGTAGCTTCTGATGAAGCAATTCCAGCACATGGCTAATCAGCATATCATCATCCATCCAATTTTAGAAAAAGTTATTTTACCTGAACCTTACataattgtcaatgatattttctgtagtgcaaatagaaaattcctgccaaaaaccaaatcaactaaagatttcccAAAAATCGATCTCGATatacaattctaaatcttaaaacccggaagtagaACTGTAGACAATACTGCGCGATTCGCGTGAACACATTTCTGcagctaagccaatcatagaggagttaTCGCTTTCTGATTAACTTTTTTGAAACTGATATTTTTGCGTTCAGTTTTTCGCGataaagctcatataaattttaacgaggcactctttcaaaattcagcttcataggggttggagaatggataatgctctaatgaatgatttgtatgaatacatgctcagttgcacagtcaaagggcttttactctggaaaccatgtcattaaAATTCGCttcatttgtatagtaataggctcagcctacggctggcctaataatAATGTATGAAATTccttatttaaaaaaaaaatttcttattcttgtaaaaattctttatttttgaaaaagtaaaataaagTGTCAGCTCAAAATGAACACCTTTAACCctatagaacgataaccacactcaaacgtggtaaacggatgataagataaaaacccactatctacagattaacaCGTTCACTGCCACCGCTAGCGGTTGAGTCCGGTCGCCATTGCCAACGCTAATTTTTTTACATTATACAGTTTATATGCTGCCAGCACTATTGGtacattgataaatcattACACTATGTATTTTAGTATAAAAAAACCGACGACGAGATAACTCGTCACTGGCAATAGTGAAGAGATTCTCTTATTTTTCCTGTCCCCGTTGCCAGTGACGAGTTATCTCGTCATGGCTTTTTTAACAGGGATCGAACAATGTAGTAAATATAAAGCCTACTATTGTTTCTAAGGTGAATGAGACCCATATAAATCCTAGACACACATGCCCATTACAAAATGGCGTGGCTGACAGCATCGTAAGTGACTAATATGCTGATGAATTCTGCGTCGGAGCATACGACAGACTCCGACGACAATGTTGGATCCGAAAGCTCGGATGCTGGTGATGATACTGGTACCGGTAATGTCACTACTGGCAATGAATCCCAACTGGGATCATCAGTCTTGGAAGACTCAGGAGAAAGTTCAGATTCTGATGAGTCAGATGGTCCCGATGAGTCAAGTGGAGATAACTACCACAACTCATCAGGATCCACTGAAAGTGAAGATAATTTGGTACCAGGACCCCGAGTTCGCGGCACAGGAGTCCGTACAAGAGATGGAGGAGTCCGTACAAGAGGAGGAACATTGCAAGCCCGTGGGCGCCCAAGAGGTCGAGTAAGAGGTGCGGTGAGAGGACTGAGAGGTGGGACAGTATCCCCACCCCCAGGAACTAGAGGCCCCAGAAAGCGTCTGAGAGATGGTGCCATAATCGCCCGAGCTGGTGTAACAGCTGGACGTATCTGTCGGGGTCGACTTGGTCGTCAGAATCCGGCCACCCAACGTGCTGCTCAGCCTGGTCGCCCAGCTGGACCACAAGCAAGAGTCCACCAGTGGACAAATGTGCCGGAAGATGCTCCCAATTTTGCCTTCAATCAAAATCCAGGACTCATAAATCCCCTACTAGATGGAAAATCAAATGACTACTTTGAGATGTTTCTCAACCAAGATCTGATAGATATGATGGTCAGAGAGACAAACAGATACGCTAGAGGTGTTATCAACGTAAATCGGCCAATGAGGAGAGAATCAAGACTGAAAGCTTGGAAGTCTACCGACGCCGAAGAGATGAAGCTATTTATCGGTCTACTCATGCATATAGGCCCAGTTACAATGCCCACATTAGAACATTATTGGAGTTAGAGTGGGCTTTACAATATTCCAATATTTGGCAAAGTTATGCCTCGTAGTCGCTTTCAATTACTTCTGCGATTCTGGCATTTTGTAGATAACAATCAGCAACACGACGATCGCTTGTATAAGATACGGCCAATTTTGGATCATTTTGCCAATATAATGGACAATATTTACTACCCCAAAAAAGAACTAAGTAATGATGAATCAATGGTTCTTTGGCGCGGTAGGCTGGTTTTCTGCCAGTATATAAATAACAAACGCCACACATATGGCATCAAGTTATATGAACTTTGTGAGTCACGTGGAGGACTCATTTTGAGAGTTCGTATATACAGCGGCATCCAGGTTCCAGATCCCGACAGTCTTGGACAGGCTGCTGCTGTAGTTCTTGACCTCATGGAAGGATTCCTTGACCACGGACATGTGGTTTTTACTGATAATTTTTACAACTCTGTCAGTTTGGCAAAAAAAATGACTGACAGATCAACCTATTTATGTGGTACACTGCGTTTTGATAGGAAGGAAAATCCCAAGGATGTTGTgaagaaaaagctaaaaaaaGGCGAGCATCATTGGCTAAGATCGCAATCAGTTGTAGTTTCTAAATGGAAAGATAAACGGGACGTCCTTACTATTTCAAATATGCACCGTGTAGAAATGGTCCCAGTTACAAATCGAAACGGCAAAATTGCAAACAAGCCAAACATTGTCCGCGACTACAACAATGGAATGTCTGGAATCGATAGAGCCGATCAGATGCTCTCCTACTATACAGCCCTCAGAAAAACTGCACGGTGGTATAAAAAAATTGGCACACACATGCTTGAGATTTTCCTTCTGAATGCCTATATCTTGTATCGTGATTATTGTCAAGCTGATGACAGAATGACATTGCTGAAATTTCGTCAAGCTATCATATGTAGTCTTCTTGGTAACTTTGTTGAACCGGCACCTCATGTAGCTCATTTCCCTATGTTTATAGAACCCACAGGCAATAAACAATACCCAACTCGTAGATGTCGTGTCTGCTATAATAACAACATTCGACGAGAAACACGATACATGTGTAACGCATGTCCCACTAATCCAGCCTTGTGCGTTGACCCCTGTTTTCAGATGTACCATAACCTGTAAACTGGTAAAATTGTGAACGATCAAATGGTTAATTAAAGGAATAAAAGTTTTATTGTAAAACTAATATACAATGATCTTAGTCGTTTTATTCTCTGAAATCTGAAATTCTGAATAGAATCTGAAATTCGTGCTTCCTGgagatttttctaaaaaatttcAAGTGTGCACCAAACTCGAGTTACCCCcataaattttatatttgtctCTCCATACTGCCAGACTATTATTTAGCTGGTTTCTCCCCTGTGCCAGGTCGTTTATAACGCTATGAAATGACGTTGAATCGATGACGATATAACTCGTCATGGCAAGCTGCAGTGCACCCTCCATGACGATTATATCGTCATTGGCAGCGAACGtgttaaaagaatttaaaaacaagaatttttttattcaatctaaaatatatatatgacacaacgtttcgatctcaccctagagatcatcgtcaggtgtcacacctttaaccctttccgtGCTGTCtgattaataccctatagtgcttgagaaaatgtgaaaatttgggaaaattccaccctagtgtgttgaataacgggaatagcactataatgcatctacaccgcggtgcggtgtatcattagttactaatatttcactatgtttcacaggtgctgccatctttcaagagagataattactaattaaatcaatacaacgCAGcacggtgtactagcaaaatccatcaccgatttatacaccggaCTGAAAGGGTAAACCCTCTCAAATAGGCCTAAAGATTGGAAAGACCTTTCAGCTAAAAATACCATTTTTTACTGCTATGAACCTTGAAGAATATGCCGGATTCTTAAtgactgaagaagggtggttGAAAACAACCAAAACATTtcttacaattttcaaatgaaacgaTGTTGGACTTTACATCTATAGCCTAATGTACATCtgtaaatataattcaaattttaggTGATTCATAAATTTACTTTTAGACGGttcataatttgaattttagatgGTTCATGAATTGACATTAAGATGGTTCATAATTTTAATCTTAGATGGCTCATGAATTTACTTTGAGATGGTTCATAATTTGAACTGTAGATGATTGATAAATCAACTTTAAGATGGTCCATAATTTGACTTTAGGATGGtccttaatttgaattttagatgGTTCATGAATTGACATTAAGATGGTTCATGATTTTAATCTTAGATGGTTCATGAATTTACTTTGAGATGGTTCATAATTTTTTACTGTAGATGATTGATAAATCAACTTTAAGATGGTCCATAATTTGACTTCAGGATGGtccttaatttgaattttagataGTTCATAATTCACTTTAAAGAGCATATgccatcaaaatagaatattgtgtaaaattcattttcaaatgtgattattcacaaatatcaaatatggaactggttcgaattttagttcagccattactgagaaatGTGACTTTTAAATCGGCAATTTCAGCACGTGCTCACTATTATTGTTTATCTTAGCAGGTGCGTGATTCTGACGCCATCTCTGACAAACGCTCGTGGCTTCCAGTCATTTTACTAGACATTTCATGCGATATTTTATCGTTTTGGAGTGATCTGAATTAATAAACTCTTACCATTGTATAGTGTTCCTACCGTTGTATATGACATGATAATTGTATATAAGTGAGTAGCGCTGTAGGTCAGCGATTTTATCGATTATACATACTCTACGCATACTAGCGCGCACACATACTTGTGTTGATTGTCAAAGTTAACACCATAAAT
This genomic interval from Tubulanus polymorphus chromosome 8, tnTubPoly1.2, whole genome shotgun sequence contains the following:
- the LOC141910028 gene encoding large neutral amino acids transporter small subunit 2-like gives rise to the protein MVNMKYFTPIPALLIMGLFSSLMLVSSNVYELLNYLEFVDCVGIVVPVVGLLIYRWKEPDWERPIKVWLIVPVLFTLVSIYLIVLPVITRPFQTLIGMALILTTGVPIYLLMKKEKKWSKDGRIQNFLDKIVLLIQKSLLVVPEENESSS